One part of the Candidatus Zymogenaceae bacterium genome encodes these proteins:
- a CDS encoding MFS transporter has protein sequence MSHHSGPADAPVRDRLPVFTKIYYLFGDIGISMCIAGFSFFILFFYADVAGVSPGLVGTVLLLAKIWDAVTDPAFGWLSDRTRSRFGRRKVYLIYFSIPFGIAFSLLWFLPQKLAPFVLDPVTGGRIVLMSPGLIAWIVGIFFLYFTLFTITSVSYYAMTPELTRDYDERTSLITFRMVGGTIGYMAGAALPPVIAGMLKSQDIGWFSMGLVFAAVTIICLYITVLGVKQRPELEGPPSELPAFTSMLTCFKNKPFDYLMVMQVASGVCFMLVMSYMAFFLTYVMDMESQIPILMILLLVTIGVFLVFWKWLMDRWGKKGPVYALGLFIAFSATASTFFLPQGGSWMIYPIIFIAGFGFSAQWVCPWSIFPDVLEHDELMTGERREGLYYGVKGLIDKIASAFALFVGGWVLELFGFVAGVEQTPHALLGIRLFFGPVPALVMFLSFPFLIWFPITRKTHLETLAELERRRQK, from the coding sequence ATGAGCCATCATTCCGGTCCCGCGGACGCGCCGGTTCGCGACCGCCTGCCTGTATTCACCAAAATATACTACCTCTTCGGTGACATCGGCATTTCTATGTGTATAGCAGGATTCAGTTTTTTCATCCTCTTCTTTTATGCAGACGTCGCGGGCGTCAGCCCCGGCCTCGTGGGAACGGTGCTGCTTCTGGCCAAGATCTGGGACGCCGTGACCGATCCGGCCTTCGGGTGGCTCTCCGACCGGACCCGCTCGCGGTTTGGGAGGAGAAAGGTCTACCTTATTTATTTCTCGATCCCCTTCGGCATCGCATTTTCCCTGTTGTGGTTTCTGCCCCAAAAGCTCGCCCCGTTTGTGCTTGATCCCGTAACAGGGGGCCGGATCGTCCTAATGAGTCCCGGGCTCATCGCCTGGATCGTGGGAATATTCTTCCTCTATTTCACGCTCTTTACGATCACGTCGGTCTCCTACTACGCCATGACGCCGGAGCTGACCCGGGACTACGACGAGCGGACAAGCCTCATCACCTTTCGTATGGTGGGGGGGACCATCGGCTATATGGCGGGCGCGGCCCTGCCGCCGGTCATCGCGGGGATGTTGAAAAGCCAGGATATCGGGTGGTTCAGCATGGGCCTGGTTTTCGCCGCGGTTACCATCATCTGTCTCTACATCACCGTGCTGGGGGTCAAACAGCGCCCGGAGCTGGAGGGGCCGCCGTCCGAGCTTCCCGCGTTTACATCCATGCTCACCTGTTTCAAGAACAAGCCCTTCGACTACCTGATGGTCATGCAGGTAGCCTCAGGTGTCTGCTTCATGCTGGTGATGAGCTACATGGCCTTTTTCCTCACCTACGTGATGGACATGGAATCACAGATCCCCATCCTGATGATCCTGCTCCTGGTGACCATCGGGGTGTTTTTGGTCTTCTGGAAGTGGCTGATGGACAGGTGGGGAAAGAAGGGGCCGGTCTACGCCCTGGGGCTGTTCATCGCCTTCAGCGCCACGGCGTCCACCTTCTTCCTCCCCCAAGGGGGGAGTTGGATGATCTACCCGATCATTTTCATCGCCGGATTCGGCTTTTCCGCCCAGTGGGTGTGCCCCTGGTCCATCTTCCCGGACGTGCTGGAGCACGACGAGCTGATGACCGGGGAGCGGCGGGAGGGGCTCTACTACGGCGTCAAGGGGTTGATCGACAAGATAGCCAGCGCCTTCGCCCTCTTCGTGGGCGGCTGGGTGCTGGAGCTGTTCGGATTCGTGGCCGGGGTCGAGCAGACCCCCCATGCGCTTCTGGGGATACGGCTCTTTTTCGGTCCCGTGCCCGCGCTGGTGATGTTTTTGAGCTTCCCGTTTCTCATCTGGTTCCCCATCACCAGGAAGACCCATCTGGAAACCCTGGCGGAGCTGGAGCGGAGAAGACAAAAGTAA
- a CDS encoding pirin family protein — MFQIIRARQRHFVDFGWLKTYWLFSFSFYYDPHNIRFGPLRVFNDDVIDPNSGFDTHSHREMEIVTIPLEGEITHEDSLGNRTVIAPGDVQCMSAGNGVSHSECNLTEDPAHLYQIWFYPDEPRLEPGYDQRSFTVEDHTNRLCVVASGRGDDPAVELHVDATIYMSRLDPETALTHDCGEDRRVFVYLSGGMLDINGKRLVPGDQARIDPDGPLELVSRNGGDTAFILIDVPSSRAIGYPQEILWGPGRKEIA, encoded by the coding sequence ATGTTTCAAATCATACGTGCCCGCCAGCGGCATTTCGTGGATTTCGGATGGCTGAAAACCTACTGGCTTTTTTCATTCTCCTTCTACTACGATCCGCACAACATCCGATTCGGACCGCTCAGGGTATTCAACGACGATGTGATCGACCCCAACAGCGGATTCGACACCCACTCCCACCGGGAAATGGAGATCGTCACCATTCCCCTTGAGGGGGAGATCACCCACGAGGACAGCCTGGGCAATCGGACCGTCATCGCCCCGGGAGATGTCCAGTGCATGTCCGCAGGCAACGGCGTTTCCCATTCGGAATGCAATCTCACCGAAGATCCGGCTCACCTGTACCAGATATGGTTCTACCCGGACGAGCCGCGGCTCGAGCCGGGCTACGACCAGCGCTCCTTCACGGTTGAAGACCACACGAACAGGCTGTGTGTGGTGGCCTCCGGCCGGGGGGACGACCCGGCGGTGGAGTTGCACGTGGACGCGACGATCTATATGTCTCGTCTCGACCCGGAGACGGCGCTGACGCACGACTGCGGGGAGGATCGGCGGGTGTTCGTCTACCTCTCCGGCGGCATGCTTGATATCAACGGCAAACGCCTGGTTCCGGGAGACCAGGCCCGCATCGATCCGGACGGGCCGCTGGAGCTTGTCTCCCGAAACGGCGGTGATACAGCGTTCATCCTCATCGATGTCCCCTCCAGCCGGGCCATCGGCTATCCCCAGGAGATACTGTGGGGACCGGGGAGAAAAGAGATCGCGTAA
- a CDS encoding phage portal protein, translating to MNRDDIKRYLDFYNGNKEGIFGHFTARRVSSDIPRDDRFSIIDFYFQNDIRVIQDVRINFTPSRFDVSAARSDTGEIHTGLTGEVRRWLRSRNFGGGRSFWEALPGYLRTHENYGTLFLKLFVRNGRISVQKMETRDVEVVTDERNYLDVKRYVFSWEETHDLEEGGERTVAMREEIDGLGYRRYADGKLISDDAHNFGFIPVVKIIREEVEGSPYGKSGIADLIEAQQNVNMALTKRAWATKYNSFRVWAPKEAGFIEQGTTIRVSPGSLSPIPIEAVGGDVDLTSVEREVDDALDHLYRLGSVPRRLKDDMARAATSAKALNAMLESLKRYTETKLVYLGRGFEELMEKYLLIKYGTDAFEVTVEFPSLDREDPDYVLSRARFLAESGHLPAALLELGCETEAKKAKDKGGEGDVGPSVRDCEIIDGD from the coding sequence TGACTTCTATAACGGGAACAAGGAGGGAATCTTCGGCCATTTTACGGCCCGGCGGGTGTCGAGCGATATCCCCAGGGACGATCGGTTTTCCATCATCGATTTTTACTTTCAAAACGACATCCGGGTCATCCAGGATGTCCGTATCAACTTCACGCCGTCCCGGTTTGACGTGTCGGCGGCGCGTTCGGATACCGGTGAAATCCACACAGGCTTAACCGGTGAGGTGCGTCGGTGGCTTCGCTCCCGGAATTTCGGCGGCGGCCGCAGTTTCTGGGAGGCACTGCCCGGCTATCTCAGGACCCACGAAAACTACGGCACGCTCTTTCTGAAGCTCTTCGTCAGGAATGGGCGAATATCGGTCCAGAAGATGGAGACCCGGGACGTGGAGGTGGTGACCGACGAGCGGAATTACCTGGATGTGAAGCGATATGTGTTTTCCTGGGAGGAGACCCACGACCTGGAGGAAGGCGGCGAAAGGACGGTCGCGATGCGGGAGGAGATCGACGGCTTGGGGTATCGGCGGTATGCCGACGGGAAGCTCATCAGTGATGACGCCCACAATTTCGGTTTCATCCCGGTGGTGAAGATCATCCGGGAGGAGGTGGAGGGTTCCCCGTACGGGAAGTCCGGCATCGCCGATCTCATCGAGGCCCAGCAGAACGTCAACATGGCCCTGACGAAGAGGGCCTGGGCCACCAAGTACAATTCGTTTCGGGTCTGGGCGCCGAAGGAGGCGGGTTTTATAGAGCAGGGCACGACCATCCGGGTCTCCCCAGGGTCCCTCTCCCCCATCCCCATCGAGGCGGTGGGCGGAGACGTGGACCTGACCTCGGTGGAGCGGGAGGTGGACGACGCCCTGGACCACCTCTATCGGCTGGGGTCGGTGCCCCGCCGCCTGAAAGACGACATGGCCAGGGCCGCCACCTCGGCCAAGGCCCTCAACGCCATGCTGGAGAGCCTCAAGCGTTATACCGAGACGAAGCTGGTGTATCTCGGTCGGGGATTCGAAGAGCTGATGGAAAAATATCTCCTCATCAAATACGGCACAGACGCCTTCGAGGTGACGGTGGAATTTCCCTCTCTGGACCGGGAGGACCCGGATTATGTGCTGAGCCGGGCCCGGTTCCTGGCGGAGAGCGGGCACCTGCCGGCGGCGCTTTTGGAATTGGGGTGTGAGACCGAGGCGAAAAAGGCGAAAGATAAGGGGGGTGAGGGGGATGTGGGCCCGTCCGTGAGGGATTGTGAAATAATCGATGGGGATTGA